The Calditrichota bacterium genome contains a region encoding:
- a CDS encoding T9SS type A sorting domain-containing protein: protein MPRAREHAVLVCLLCLAIGHGGPASGSGANAGWVSLGPELATVYCLAIDPQTPTILYAGTWEYGAYKSTDAGQNWNQINLGLTSSKVRALAVNPQVPTTVFAGTYDGGVFKSTDGGSSWSAANTGLTNSKILCLSIDPQAPTTLYAGTNGGGVFKSTDGGAHWNAVNVGLANLYVYALRINPQAPTTLYAGTWGGGVFKSTDGGANWTACNTGLTNLNVWALAMDPATPGILYAGTNGGGVFKTADGGANWSAASAGLTNTYVWYVAIDPQTPTTLYAGTNGGGVFKSTDGGTNWSAANAGLGNPKVLPIAIDPQTPSTLYVGTLGNGAFKSTDGGGNWSAINSGLTYTDVTGLVVDPQTPTTLYAGTDEFGVFKSTDGGGGWTAVNVGLSNLRVRVLAIDPQTPSTLYGGTAGGGLFKSTNGGGNWSVINAGLADLYVYAVAIDPQTPTILYAGTWGGGVFKSTNGGGNWSAVSTGLTNTSVRALAIDPQTPTILYAGTWGGGACKSTNGGGNWSAVNAGLTELRVGALAIDPQTPSTLYAGTYDGGVFKSTNGGASWTSVNTGLTNLDVHALAIDPQTSAILFVGTGGGGVFVSTDAGAQWSAASTALTNLYIAVLATGSEALYAGTEGGGVWKRPVAEITAVPRADAWGAVAATFALQQNYPNPFNPMTTMEFSLPHSGFVRLVVCDVLGREVAQLVSGQLAAGRHRVTWDGGGVPAGVYFCRLTSGGLTAVRKMTVLK from the coding sequence ATGCCACGCGCAAGAGAACATGCGGTGCTCGTTTGCCTGCTCTGCCTGGCCATCGGGCATGGCGGGCCGGCTTCAGGCTCTGGCGCGAACGCTGGCTGGGTGAGCTTGGGCCCCGAGTTGGCGACCGTCTACTGCTTGGCCATTGACCCGCAGACACCCACTATCCTGTACGCTGGAACCTGGGAGTATGGGGCGTACAAGAGCACCGATGCCGGGCAAAACTGGAACCAGATCAACCTCGGCCTGACCTCCAGCAAGGTGCGGGCACTGGCGGTTAACCCGCAGGTGCCGACTACGGTGTTTGCCGGGACCTACGATGGAGGAGTCTTCAAGAGCACAGACGGCGGCTCGTCCTGGAGCGCGGCCAACACCGGCTTGACCAACTCGAAGATTCTGTGCCTCAGCATCGACCCGCAGGCGCCCACCACTCTCTACGCCGGCACCAATGGCGGAGGGGTCTTCAAGAGCACAGACGGGGGCGCGCACTGGAACGCGGTCAATGTGGGACTGGCCAACCTCTACGTCTATGCCTTGCGCATCAACCCGCAGGCCCCGACCACCCTCTATGCCGGTACTTGGGGCGGAGGCGTGTTCAAGAGCACAGACGGCGGCGCCAACTGGACCGCCTGCAACACCGGCCTGACGAATCTCAACGTATGGGCGCTGGCCATGGACCCGGCGACCCCTGGCATCCTTTACGCGGGGACCAATGGGGGTGGCGTGTTCAAGACCGCAGACGGCGGCGCCAACTGGAGCGCAGCCAGCGCAGGTTTGACCAACACCTATGTCTGGTACGTGGCAATAGACCCACAGACGCCGACCACGCTCTACGCTGGCACCAATGGCGGCGGGGTGTTCAAGAGCACGGATGGCGGCACCAATTGGAGCGCGGCCAACGCCGGCCTGGGCAATCCCAAAGTCTTGCCCATCGCCATTGACCCGCAGACACCGAGCACGCTTTATGTCGGGACTTTGGGCAACGGAGCGTTCAAGAGCACAGACGGCGGGGGGAACTGGAGCGCGATCAACAGCGGGCTGACCTATACCGATGTGACCGGCTTGGTGGTCGACCCGCAGACGCCGACTACCCTCTACGCGGGGACCGATGAATTTGGGGTGTTCAAGAGCACGGACGGCGGTGGGGGCTGGACCGCGGTCAACGTAGGTTTGAGCAATCTGCGGGTACGGGTCCTGGCCATTGATCCACAGACGCCTAGCACCCTTTACGGCGGGACTGCTGGTGGGGGCCTGTTCAAGAGCACCAACGGCGGCGGGAACTGGAGCGTGATCAACGCGGGTTTGGCCGATCTTTATGTTTATGCCGTGGCGATCGACCCGCAGACGCCGACCATTCTCTATGCCGGGACCTGGGGTGGCGGCGTGTTCAAGAGCACGAATGGCGGCGGGAACTGGAGCGCAGTCAGCACCGGCCTGACCAACACCTCTGTTCGGGCCCTAGCCATTGATCCACAGACGCCGACCATTCTCTATGCCGGGACCTGGGGTGGCGGTGCGTGCAAGAGCACGAACGGCGGCGGGAACTGGAGCGCGGTCAACGCGGGTTTGACCGAGCTCCGTGTTGGCGCCTTGGCAATAGACCCCCAGACTCCTAGCACCCTTTATGCCGGGACCTACGATGGCGGCGTGTTCAAGAGCACAAATGGCGGCGCAAGCTGGACTTCCGTCAACACGGGTTTGACCAACCTCGATGTCCATGCCTTGGCGATCGACCCGCAGACGTCCGCGATCCTGTTTGTGGGGACGGGTGGCGGCGGGGTGTTTGTGAGCACGGACGCCGGCGCGCAGTGGAGCGCGGCCAGCACGGCGCTGACGAATCTCTACATCGCCGTCCTGGCCACAGGGTCTGAGGCGCTGTACGCGGGGACGGAGGGAGGAGGTGTCTGGAAGCGGCCCGTTGCCGAGATCACCGCAGTGCCACGCGCAGATGCCTGGGGAGCAGTGGCGGCTACGTTTGCCCTCCAGCAGAACTATCCCAACCCGTTCAACCCAATGACGACCATGGAATTCTCCTTGCCGCATTCAGGTTTTGTCAGGCTGGTGGTGTGCGATGTCTTAGGGAGGGAGGTTGCACAGCTGGTCTCGGGTCAGCTCGCTGCAGGACGGCACCGGGTCACGTGGGATGGGGGCGGTGTACCGGCCGGGGTGTATTTCTGCCGGTTGACCAGCGGCGGCCTGACCGCGGTGAGAAAGATGACCGTGCTCAAGTAG
- a CDS encoding HD domain-containing protein, producing MMAHALIRDLRPGDQVLDFFVVRKKELRLKRGTNESYLALELGDQSGRISATVWDDAEATYAKIAIGQVIKAKGTVVDYCGKPHVKVEKIRPAREEEVESIEAFVPVCPKDLAQLWERLDRLVASVANEHLSRLLQALFGDPDFRHSFGQAPAGKLWHHNYRGGLLEHTVAVAETCDAVHPRYALVDRDLLLTGALLHDVGKVRELKVSGFIDYSDEGRLVGHIVLGAQMVREKIQTLPDFPEELAMRLVHLILAHQGKGEYGSPVVPMTLEAIILYYADELDSKANAFERIIGRDREAGKRWSRFVELMDRFLYLGEEEESPGEQKS from the coding sequence ATGATGGCCCATGCTTTGATCAGGGACCTGCGCCCCGGCGACCAGGTTCTTGACTTCTTCGTCGTGCGCAAGAAGGAACTGCGCCTCAAGCGGGGGACGAACGAGTCCTACTTGGCCCTGGAGCTGGGCGACCAGTCGGGGCGCATTTCGGCCACGGTGTGGGACGACGCCGAGGCCACCTACGCCAAGATTGCCATCGGGCAGGTCATCAAGGCCAAAGGGACCGTGGTGGACTACTGCGGCAAGCCCCACGTGAAAGTGGAGAAGATCCGGCCTGCGCGAGAGGAGGAAGTGGAATCAATCGAGGCCTTTGTCCCTGTCTGTCCCAAGGACCTTGCGCAGCTCTGGGAACGCCTGGATCGATTGGTGGCAAGCGTCGCCAACGAGCACCTGAGCAGGTTGTTGCAGGCGCTGTTTGGCGACCCGGACTTTCGGCACTCATTTGGCCAGGCGCCTGCCGGCAAGCTCTGGCACCACAACTATCGCGGCGGCCTGTTGGAACACACCGTGGCCGTGGCCGAGACGTGTGACGCCGTGCACCCGCGCTACGCGCTCGTGGATCGTGACCTCTTGCTGACCGGAGCGCTTTTGCACGACGTGGGCAAGGTGCGCGAACTGAAGGTGAGCGGCTTCATCGACTACTCCGACGAAGGGCGGCTCGTCGGGCACATTGTCTTAGGCGCGCAGATGGTGAGGGAGAAGATCCAGACCCTCCCTGATTTCCCCGAAGAATTGGCGATGCGCCTGGTCCACCTGATTCTTGCGCATCAAGGCAAGGGCGAATACGGCTCGCCGGTGGTGCCCATGACGCTGGAGGCCATCATCCTCTACTATGCCGACGAACTGGACTCCAAGGCAAACGCTTTCGAACGCATCATCGGCCGCGACAGAGAGGCGGGCAAGAGGTGGAGCCGATTCGTGGAACTCATGGATCGCTTTCTGTATCTGGGTGAGGAGGAAGAGTCCCCGGGCGAGCAAAAGTCTTGA
- a CDS encoding T9SS type A sorting domain-containing protein → MSLGAPQPASAGTDGWISIGPEYGLIRALAIDPQTPATLYVGTWGAGVFKSTDGGGTWSAVNTGLDATGVRALAMDPQNPAVLYVGTWGGGVFKSTDGGGSWSAVNTGLDATRVEALAIDPATPTTVYVGTYGGGVCKSTDAGDTWSAVNTGLTNPNVCALAIDPQTPTTLYAGTWGAGVFKSTDGGGNWVSTGLTQTRVWALSIDPQTPSTLYAGTYEGVFKSTDGGGNWSAVNTGLTVTDVWALAIDPQTPTMVYAGSYGGGVFQSMDGGASWRPVNSGLINFYVAALAIQSETLYAGTDGGGVCLRPLWEMMGVPSLEGSGAAAADFALAQNYPNPFNPTTTMEFSLPHSGFVRLVVCDVLGREVAELVSGQLSAGRHRVTWDAGGVPAGLYFCRLTSGGLT, encoded by the coding sequence ATGAGCCTCGGCGCGCCACAGCCCGCTTCCGCTGGGACCGATGGTTGGATCAGCATTGGCCCTGAATACGGACTCATTCGCGCCTTGGCGATTGACCCGCAGACGCCGGCCACCCTCTACGTGGGGACGTGGGGTGCCGGCGTGTTCAAGAGCACGGACGGGGGTGGCACCTGGAGCGCGGTCAATACCGGCCTGGACGCTACCGGTGTTCGGGCGCTGGCCATGGACCCGCAGAATCCCGCCGTTCTTTATGTCGGGACGTGGGGCGGCGGCGTGTTCAAGAGCACGGACGGCGGCGGAAGCTGGAGCGCGGTCAACACCGGCCTGGATGCTACCCGTGTCGAGGCCCTGGCGATTGACCCGGCTACCCCAACAACTGTCTATGTCGGGACGTACGGTGGCGGCGTGTGCAAGAGCACGGACGCGGGTGACACGTGGAGCGCGGTCAACACCGGCCTGACCAATCCCAATGTTTGTGCCCTGGCCATTGACCCGCAGACGCCGACCACCCTGTATGCCGGGACCTGGGGCGCCGGGGTGTTCAAGAGCACGGACGGCGGCGGGAACTGGGTCAGCACCGGCTTGACCCAGACCCGTGTTTGGGCGCTGTCGATCGACCCGCAGACCCCGAGCACCCTCTACGCCGGGACATACGAGGGCGTGTTCAAGAGTACGGACGGCGGTGGGAACTGGAGCGCGGTCAACACCGGGTTGACGGTTACGGATGTTTGGGCCTTGGCCATTGACCCGCAGACCCCGACCATGGTTTACGCAGGATCGTACGGCGGCGGCGTGTTCCAGAGCATGGATGGCGGGGCTTCGTGGCGGCCGGTCAACAGTGGCCTAATCAATTTCTATGTCGCCGCTCTCGCGATACAGTCTGAGACGCTGTACGCGGGGACCGACGGAGGTGGCGTGTGCCTGCGTCCCCTGTGGGAGATGATGGGAGTGCCGAGCCTGGAGGGTTCGGGAGCGGCCGCGGCCGACTTTGCGCTTGCGCAGAACTATCCCAACCCGTTCAACCCGACGACGACCATGGAATTCTCCTTGCCGCATTCAGGTTTTGTCAGACTGGTGGTGTGCGATGTGTTAGGGAGGGAGGTTGCAGAGCTGGTCTCGGGTCAGCTCTCTGCAGGACGGCACCGGGTCACGTGGGATGCGGGCGGTGTGCCGGCCGGACTGTATTTCTGCCGGTTGACGAGCGGCGGCCTGAC